From a single Miscanthus floridulus cultivar M001 chromosome 8, ASM1932011v1, whole genome shotgun sequence genomic region:
- the LOC136474193 gene encoding uncharacterized protein produces the protein MVDDRSVVEQAHEIQMLAKELQNNECELPDKFVAGGIIAKLPPTWSSFATTLKHRRQVFSVTDLIATLSVEENARAKDTHGKKAHEESSSANLVQKKNFHAAQRKKKNRPVVKPKAATFKKGKEKEKGLCFVCGASDHWAKECPDRKDKQKKSANMVVSESRGSGNKEVAPC, from the exons atggtcgatgaccgatctgtagtagagcaggctcatgagatacagatgctggcaaaggaactccagaataatgagtgtgagttgcctgacaagtttgtggccggcggtatcatcgctaagctgccacctacttggtcgagctttgccactactctaaagcacaggaggcaagtgttcagtgtgactgatctcattgctactcttagtgtggaggagaatgctagggcaaaggacactcatggcaagaaagcgcatgaggaaagttctagcgccaatctggtgcaaaagaagaactttcatgccgcacagaggaagaagaaaaacaggcCTGTAGTCAAGCCTAAAGCTGCAACTTTTAAGAagggcaaggaaaaagaaaagggcctttgctttgtctgcggtgcatctgaccattgggcaaaagagtgccctgaccgcaaggacaagcagaagaagtccgcaaacatggttgttagcgaatctagaggatctgg gaacaaagaggttgctccttgctga
- the LOC136474192 gene encoding uncharacterized protein: MQKRVVLVSAAVAVLGLAAAALGFVAESTKSKVFVGFDGQRCVYRRTPALGCGVAAALLALTGLAIATAASGCLRRDAPATGRRRAVAVKLSTIAWVVVAVAAVMFLYGAAMNRGGTRDLSTSRRDRRYGRRYYYGCTVLKSGVFATASVLSAVATGCAIAAYVYFQRTDEPAPGQFVAPGVAMGQPQWAQPYPPPPYPPPMAYPAPPQYGLGGYGPKQPAGTA; this comes from the exons ATGCAGAAACGCGTGGTGTTGGTGAGCGCTGCGGTGGCCGTGCTCGGCCTCGCCGCGGCCGCCTTGGGGTTCGTCGCCGAGAGCACCAAGTCCAAG GTTTTCGTAGGCTTCGACGGGCAGCGCTGCGTGTACCGGCGCACGCCGGCGCTCGGCTGCGGCGTCGCCGCGGCGCTGCTCGCGCTGACGGGGctcgccatcgccaccgcggccagCGGATGTCTCCGACGCGACGCGCCCGCGACCGGCCGCAGGCGCGCCGTCGCCGTCAAGCTGTCCACCATCGCCTG ggtggtggtggcggtggcggcggtgatgTTCCTGTACGGCGCGGCGATGAACCGTGGCGGGACGCGGGACCTCTCGACGAGCAGGCGGGACCGGCGCTACGGCCGCCGCTACTACTACGGCTGCACCGTGCTCAAGAGCGGCGTCTTCGCGACGGCGTCCGTCTTGTCCGCCGTCGCCACCGGGTGCGCCATCGCGGCCTACGTCTACTTCCAGCGGACGGACGAGCCGGCTCCGGGCCAGTTCGTCGCGCCGGGCGTCGCGATGGGACAGCCGCAGTGGGCGCAGCCGTATCCTCCGCCGCCCTACCCGCCGCCTATGGCTTACCCTGCTCCTCCCCAGTACGGGCTCGGCGGCTACGGCCCCAAGCAACCTGCGGGCACAGCTTGA